In Helianthus annuus cultivar XRQ/B chromosome 8, HanXRQr2.0-SUNRISE, whole genome shotgun sequence, a single genomic region encodes these proteins:
- the LOC110869778 gene encoding protein FAR1-RELATED SEQUENCE 5-like, with protein MRTLYGGFDKVGPTKNDFKSFKRDLNRYIYEFDADMMIKRLLRKKEYMPNFSMEYITAEDGVLRGLFWADEDAKSNFSVFGDVVSFDAAYRRNKYNMMFVPFTGIDNHNCNVTLGAAIIGNETAETYSWLLKVFREAFGRAPPVIVTDQDPAMKKAIEDTWPESRHRLCMWHIMDKLTAKVGATICNSTDFKKRLCAIVWTDSILPDKFESEWATIINYFNLVDHEWLQSVYQIRDTWIPVYYREEFMLGLMRTSSCSESENHFCGQFCNPACTLVEFIGHFDFAIEAQRHEHMKNDHDTSNTNVAIWAEDFVMMREDDMTVYCTCKRFEQFGLLCSHIFCVLRMLDIREFPQRYILRRWTREAVLNSAPGAILGINETEDRYNEVNRVVREITYSTKSVINKLVTNFDALCSFRDHVVNYFKTADEAVVNAPRKSRRERFAEITGNTKPSDVTVRVPIGTRYKGMGKPKRMKSKREIAISQLGKKSR; from the exons ATGAGGACATTGTATGGTGGGTTTGATAAGGTTGGGCCAACCAAAAACGATTTTAAAAGTTTCAAGCGAGACCTGAATAGGTATATATATGAGTTTGACGCTGATATGATGATTAAACGGCTTTTGAGGAAGAAAGAGTACATGCCAAACTTTTCAATGGAGTATATAACAGCAGAAGATGGGGTTTTAAGGGGGTTGTTTTGGGCCGATGAAGATGCCAAAAGTAATTTTTCGGTGTTTGGGGACGTTGTTTCATTTGATGCTGCATATCGTCGTAACAA GTACAACATGATGTTTGTTCCATTTACTGGTATCGACAACCACAATTGCAACGTTACTCTTGGTGCCGCTATAATAGGCAACGAAACGGCTGAAACTTATAGTTGGTTGCTAAAGGTGTTTCGTGAAGCATTTGGTCGTGCCCCTCCGGTGATTGTCACCGACCAAGACCCAGCCATGAAGAAGGCTATTGAAGATACATGGCCCGAGAGTAGACATAGGCTATGCATGTGGCACATCATGGACAAGCTTACTGCTAAG GTTGGTGCTACAATCTGCAATAGTACAGATTTCAAAAAGAGGCTGTGTGCCATTGTGTGGACCGATTCAATTCTACCTGATAAGTTTGAAAGTGAGTGGGCTACCATAATAAACTATTTTAACTTGGTTGATCATGAGTGGCTGCAGTCAGTTTATCAAATCAGGGATACTTGGATACCGGTTTATTATCGCGAGGAGTTCATGTTGGGGCTTATGCGTACCTCATCTTGTtcagagagtgagaaccatttcTGTGGACAGTTTTGTAACCCGGCGTGCACTCTTGTCGAATTTATTGGGCATTTTGATTTTGCTATTGAAGCTCAGAGACATGAGCACATGAAGAATGACCATGACACCAGCAACACCAACGTTGCAATATGGGCTGAAGACTTT GTTATGATGCGGGAGGATGACATGACTGTGTATTGTACATGCAAAAGATTCGAACAGTTTGGGTTGTTGTGCTCACACATCTTTTGTGTGCTAAGGATGCTTGATATTAGGGAGTTTCCACAACGCTATATATTACGACGTTGGACTCGGGAGGCTGTTCTAAATAGTGCCCCTGGTGCTATTCTAGGTATCAACGAGACTGAGGATCGTTATAATGAAGTTAACCGCGTTGTACGTGAGATCACATATTCTACGAAGTCGGTTATTAACAAGCTTGTCACCAACTTTGATGCGCTATGCTCGTTCAGGGATCATGTtgttaactatttcaaaactgcGGATGAGGCAGTCGTCAATGCCCCACGTAAGAGCCGTCGCGAAAGGTTTGCTGAAATTACTGGTAACACAAAACCATCAGATGTAACCGTTCGTGTTCCCATTGGAACAAGATACAAAGGTATGGGTAAGCCTAAACGGATGAAGTCCAAACGTGAAATTGCTATAAGTCAGTTGGGCAAAAAGAGCCGTTAG